AGAACTGCGTGAGTCGGTCGCGCACCACCGGGTCGGCGAGCGCGGGACCGCCGTCGCGCTCGAGCGTGCGCGCGAGGCGCGCGAGCCCGGCCACCTGCTCGCCCGCGCCGCCCTGACCGCCCGCCGAGCCCTCGGCCGCGCCGCGCTCGAACTGCAGCGTGGCCATCGCGATCTCCCAGCCCTGGCCGAGCCGCCCGATCAGCGCGTCGCCGGGGATCGCCGCGTTCGACCAGATCACCTGGTTGAAGCCGCCCTCGCCGGTCATCTTGACCAGCGGCTGCACCTCGACGCCCGGCACCTTCATCGGCGCCAGGAAATACGAGATGCCCGCGTGCTTGACGGCGCTGTCGTCGGTGCGGGCGAGCAGGATACACCAATCGGCGTAGCGCCCGAGCGTCGTCCACACCTTGTGCCCGTCGATCCGCCATTGCTCGCCGTCCCGCACGGCGCGCGTGCGCAGCGACGCGAGATCGCTGCCGGCGCCGGGCTCGCTGAAGCCCTGGCACCAGATCTCGTCGCAGCGCAGCAGCGGCTTGAGGAACTTCCGCTTGTGCGCTTCGGTGCCGTACTTGAGGATCACCGGCCCGGCCCACGACAGCGCCACCAGGTTCAGCAGGAACGGCGTGCGCGCGCGCGAGAGCTCGGCGTCGATCACGCGCTGGGTCCCGCGCGGCTGGCCGCCGCCGCCGAACTCGGCGGGCCA
This genomic window from Myxococcota bacterium contains:
- a CDS encoding acyl-CoA dehydrogenase family protein; amino-acid sequence: WPAEFGGGGQPRGTQRVIDAELSRARTPFLLNLVALSWAGPVILKYGTEAHKRKFLKPLLRCDEIWCQGFSEPGAGSDLASLRTRAVRDGEQWRIDGHKVWTTLGRYADWCILLARTDDSAVKHAGISYFLAPMKVPGVEVQPLVKMTGEGGFNQVIWSNAAIPGDALIGRLGQGWEIAMATLQFERGAAEGSAGGQGGAGEQVAGLARLARTLERDGGPALADPVVRDRLTQFWIEETALRANAARARLPGLVADRPEALPLMSKLASSEHGQALADFACELLGPGAALWLGDPHAPANAEWQRSYLNSFAMTIAGGTSEILRNILGERVLGQPKTR